From a single Pyxidicoccus xibeiensis genomic region:
- a CDS encoding NapC/NirT family cytochrome c, with product MPNVLIVIVAAVVVLVGLIAFAAGALAANRLGRLVLLGGLGLLPLVVTGAGVTMGVRESSQTQFCVSCHEMEPYGQSLFVDNAESLAAMHYQKRLIPRDSTCYACHTDYALFGDAKAKLNGLRHVWVHYFGTIPEQPKLYQPYPNYNCLHCHDDARGYLESASHRELRAELQSGQRSCLTCHTLAHDMDGVKARKFWQAEAP from the coding sequence GTGCCCAACGTCCTCATCGTGATTGTCGCGGCGGTCGTGGTGCTGGTGGGCCTCATCGCCTTCGCGGCGGGGGCGCTGGCCGCCAACCGCCTGGGCCGGCTGGTGCTGCTCGGCGGGCTCGGGTTGCTGCCGCTGGTCGTCACCGGGGCCGGTGTCACGATGGGCGTGCGCGAGTCGAGCCAGACGCAGTTCTGCGTGAGCTGCCACGAGATGGAGCCCTACGGGCAGAGCCTCTTCGTGGACAACGCCGAGTCACTCGCGGCGATGCACTACCAGAAGCGCCTCATCCCGCGAGACTCCACCTGCTACGCGTGCCACACCGACTACGCCCTCTTCGGTGACGCGAAGGCCAAGCTCAACGGCCTCCGTCACGTCTGGGTCCACTACTTCGGAACCATCCCGGAGCAGCCCAAGCTCTATCAGCCGTATCCCAACTACAACTGCCTGCACTGCCACGACGACGCGCGCGGCTACCTCGAGTCCGCATCCCACCGGGAGCTGCGGGCCGAGCTCCAGAGCGGACAGCGCTCCTGCCTCACCTGCCACACGCTCGCGCATGACATGGATGGTGTGAAGGCCCGGAAGTTCTGGCAGGCGGAGGCACCATGA
- a CDS encoding hydrolase, with the protein MRFQPTQPFIPAPGLANEHAQTIYASLARPSHAPTVRRERRELTDGDFVDLDSFDGPRGAPHVVALHGLEGSSQAGYIIAILRGAAERGWGATALNFRSCSGEPNRLARSYHSGDIDDALTVLREVRARVTGPVFAVGFSLGANVLCRLLEDQGDAAPVDAAASVSAPYDLDACCRKLDGGGPFHRLYRERFLRTLKQKAREKLRRFPGVFDGRAMEAARTIRAFDDTVTATLHGFRDAAHYYAEASSGPRLHAIRRPTLLLSAADDPMLESPVIPPAATQNPLLSVVVTERGGHVGFVAGRVHRPHFWAEAQVLEFFGAVRA; encoded by the coding sequence GTGCGATTCCAGCCGACCCAGCCCTTCATCCCCGCGCCCGGCCTGGCGAACGAGCATGCGCAGACCATCTACGCGTCGCTCGCGCGCCCCAGCCATGCGCCCACCGTGCGCCGGGAGCGCCGGGAGCTGACCGACGGGGACTTCGTCGATCTGGACTCCTTCGACGGTCCGCGCGGCGCGCCGCATGTGGTGGCGCTGCATGGCCTGGAGGGCTCGTCCCAGGCCGGCTACATCATCGCCATCCTCCGGGGCGCGGCGGAGCGGGGCTGGGGCGCCACCGCGCTCAACTTCCGCTCGTGCAGCGGCGAGCCCAACCGGCTGGCGCGCTCGTACCACTCGGGCGACATCGACGACGCGCTCACCGTGCTGCGCGAGGTGCGCGCCCGCGTCACCGGGCCCGTCTTCGCCGTGGGCTTCTCGCTGGGCGCCAACGTGCTGTGCCGCCTGCTGGAGGACCAGGGCGACGCCGCGCCCGTGGACGCCGCCGCCTCCGTCAGCGCGCCGTACGACTTGGACGCGTGCTGCCGGAAGCTCGACGGCGGCGGCCCCTTCCACCGGCTGTACCGGGAACGCTTCCTGCGCACGCTGAAGCAGAAGGCGCGCGAGAAGCTGCGCCGGTTCCCCGGTGTCTTCGACGGCCGCGCCATGGAGGCCGCCCGCACCATCCGCGCCTTCGACGACACCGTCACGGCCACCCTGCACGGCTTCCGCGACGCGGCCCACTACTACGCCGAGGCGTCGTCAGGCCCGCGTCTGCATGCCATCCGCCGCCCCACCCTCCTGCTGAGCGCCGCGGATGACCCGATGCTGGAGTCGCCCGTCATTCCCCCCGCAGCCACGCAGAACCCGCTGCTGAGCGTGGTGGTGACGGAGCGCGGTGGCCACGTGGGCTTCGTCGCGGGCCGCGTACACCGCCCGCACTTCTGGGCGGAGGCGCAGGTGCTGGAGTTCTTCGGCGCGGTCCGCGCCTAA
- a CDS encoding YkgJ family cysteine cluster protein — MECTRCGACCVAPDIAALDKPLGLRCPHLTEDNLCGVYERRPDVCRSYEADELCRLIEAPTLDERVGKYLALFELTAEAEAVKQQGCPSMRSARRLGAGRPPSSS, encoded by the coding sequence ATGGAGTGCACCCGCTGTGGCGCCTGCTGCGTGGCGCCGGACATCGCCGCGCTGGACAAGCCGCTGGGCCTGCGCTGCCCGCACCTCACCGAGGACAACCTCTGCGGCGTGTACGAGCGGCGGCCGGACGTGTGCCGCTCCTACGAGGCGGATGAGCTCTGCCGCCTCATCGAGGCCCCCACGCTGGACGAGCGCGTGGGCAAGTACCTGGCCCTCTTCGAGCTCACCGCGGAGGCGGAGGCCGTGAAGCAGCAGGGCTGCCCCTCCATGCGGAGCGCCCGCCGCCTGGGGGCCGGGCGCCCGCCTTCCAGCTCCTGA